The Magallana gigas chromosome 6, xbMagGiga1.1, whole genome shotgun sequence genome includes the window catgattaaatatagaatgtcaaaatattgttttattttctacataaccCCTTTAAAaccgtaaaatacgggaaaagattcatcaatttaattatgacgtcataatggttccagcaccaaaaagacaccctggaatcatttactagatcttgtaATAAATCatcctttgaatattatgaggtgatagcTTTCAGGCTTTATTGGAATTGACCACGGCCcgacaaaaattataattttattaagtTATTCAGCTCtattgatatttcaaaatacgCTATATTAATTTCGGACTATAATTAAATGCAAAACCCGCTTGCGCCTCATACTATATTATTTGCATAAATGATGAAATGTAATGACCACACAATTACATATGTATGGTTATATGAAGACTCAAAAACTTTTTCAGAAAAAGTGATCATAACCTCACAATATTACGTTAACTGTTATCCCATGAAAAGGAAACTCCATCGCGTGCAATTGATACAATGTAGTTACAGAATCCTTATCAACATGGATTTCACAAGACTACGATTGATCCGTTcttttgtttatgaaaaacaaaacacatgacaCATGCTATAACTGACAAACTCTCGCCGGCTTCCATGTTGTGTAACACTAAAGCCTCTCTGATCATCTCTAACAGATAGCATTAGgctctctctcaatttgatcACCAATGGTGTAATCTATTTATCATAACAGATGTTAAAAAAACTCTGAgtacttcatatttttttattagattatTCAGTCTGACATACAgttttaacatgtacatgtaacatattctCTGTTTGGAATTGTACCGAGTATTTCCGTTGTACGTGTAGTCACCTTGTGACGATGTTGCCAATGACAGAGCGTGGTGTGACGCAACAGTCGTCTGCTGTTGTAATGACATCACTGCTCTTCGCCGGCTTTGTATCAAGAGGGTTGATCACACTTCAAAGAGTCGAGTCTCAGATTGGAGGGGGACAGTCATCTACAGTCTCTCCATAACTCCAGTCTCAAGTGTTTTTCTTATTCACAAAGACcgttggagaaaaaaaaattgcgaatAACTTCGTGCTATTGGTAGTATGAacaggggagggggggggtcagGAAAATTcatagttatttatttattctacaTAGTGAAGAAACCGGTAGGAAATTGATCTTATTCTATATAGTAAAGAAACTGAACAGAAGTTGACCCCCAAGCCCGCAAACAAATCTTTGCTCTGATCCTCTCCACCCGGGTTATAAAACTGGACCTGTGCCTGCAAGGGGATCTGGGAAAGCCGTGAGTTCACTCCGGGAACACCGATCCAGACTGCTGTTGGTCGCTTAGCACATAAGAGGTTTAAATACTGCATTGTTCGTCGACAAATGCTGCTGCTAAAGCTTAAATAGCTTATTCATATTACATGTGGGCATCCTCTCTATTCAGAAAATGATAATTTGGTaatgaaaaaacattttggcagtaaaattgatttttctcaaGGACAacgttaatttgaaataaaacacaatgcGTGTAAAATGATACAACCATTGCCATAAGTATTTATAAAGAATCAATTTTAATATCCTACTCCAGAGGCCGAATTACAACAAAGAGCGTGAACTTGTTATCAGTCTAATGCAATTCATGCAATCCAGATTACGTTATTGCTCAATAGTATTTGTTACAATGTAAATCATGTATGATGACCGAACAGGTTTTCCATGAGTGACAAGTTTTGAAAGTATTTTCATACGGTCACACTAGCAGCGTGAGGTATAGCAGAGGCGCTATATAAACTCACGGAGGGATGCTGTACAGTTCAGTAGCGAGGTGCTGCTCTCTGGTGATAGACGGATATTAGCAGTGATCGACCCTATAACACGGTATGATGTTCATTCACGACTGCTAAAGAGAGCAATATCAGTGTCTCGCTCAATAATAAGCAAAAGTTACCAGCACGATGattaaaatttcatatgaaCGGATAAGAGTTGGAATTTTGCGTGATATCGCGATTTGAAATTGGAAGCAATAACAAGCCTGGGAAGAtatcttcatttatttttatgtatattacAGACGGTTCTTGTGCAAAGTAAAAAGAGATATGGACCCAAATTACACGGAATTTAACTTCACTGGGACCAGTTTTCCGGATGGGGGGATTTTTCAGCACAAACTTCGGATATATACCCCCGCCATTGTGTACACAGTTATTTTGATGATCTTTGGGTTCTTTGGGAATAGTCTGGTTTGGATTGTGTATTACTGGAGATGGAAAAACCTATCTACTCGGATATTCATTTTGTCTCTCGCCATGTTTGACCTTATCAACTGCGTCATCACAATGCCCACAGAAATTGTCATAATGGTGgataattctttttttcaacTGGGATTTGTATGTAAACTTTCTCGATTCACGACATATCTGTGTAACTCTTCCTCTACGTTGGTGTTAATTGCAGTCGCCATTGACCGGTACCAACGAATCTGCTGCCCCCATCGTCCGGTGATGACGTCATCCACGGCTCGGCGTTGTGTCCTCTGGTTGATAGTGGTGGCTTTGACCATAACATGGCCGGCTCTGGTTGTTTACGGGAAGCACACTGTGAAAATCAGGTCGCACGGTGAGGAGTTCTCGGTCCCCACGTGTCAAATTGAGGACGGGTACGTCCAGTCTATATTCCCCTTAGTTTTGTACGGGATCCATGGAGTGGGCACGCTAATCACATTTGTCAGCTTCATCGTTCTCTATTCCTTCGTGGCGGTGGCTGTCAGACGTCAATTAATTTTCCGTAAAAAATCCTCTTCCTGCCAAATGAAGTCAGAAGACGGTTCCAAAAAAACTATTCTGTCTACTTCCTGTGTGGCGGCCGTCGAGCGTAGCGTCCGTCTGACTGTCATGTTGTCCGTTGTGACGTTTTCGTATGTGATGACGTTTTTACCGTTTGTAGTTATCGCTATTCATCGATCTATTCATCCTTATTTCTATCCCACCCTGACTGACTCAGCCAAAATGGCGTACCAGGTGTTTCTCCGGTCTTACCTGTTGAACTGTTGTATCAACCCCATCATCTATTCCTTTATGAACACTGAGTTCAGAAAACGATGTGCTTCTCTGTTCAAACAAGGTGTGTGCAAATTCATATCCCCGAATTATGAATTGTGATTAATATACGTGATATAAagattatttttctattttcgatttttaCGTCTTTATGAAATATGTTGTGCCATCAGTGACCAGTGTCAGGTTTTATAGATTGCTTTTGATAAACATCGTAAGTTATTAGTCCTTAATTATGTTATATTCTAATGAATATTGATACAGACTGTTGTATTACTCAACCGTTAAGTCGATAGGCCAGTATCAATCATGTTTTATCTATTCCAAAAACTCTACTGGGGAAGACTGCTCAGAGTAAAAATGTTTTCGAATGTATAGTATAATTCTATCAGAAGCTACTCTATCCATTTTCAATTTCCGATTTTCGGAGGTTTGGTGATCATAAAACACTCcggaaattataaattttaatgttcTAGTCATAAACTCTAAAATTATTACAATGTTGTTAACGTTAgtgtagaaaaacaaaacaaagtatggtttctttttaatttgaacatCATCGAATATTTTCAATCAGAGCTCTTTTTCAGGAGATTAGAAAGACCACGTTATATAATCTTTCTAGAGGAACATAGGCATTTAACGTATTTATATTGGCATTTAACGTATTTATATTGGCATTTAACGTATTTATATTAGCTTTTAACGTATTTATATGGATAAAGTACATATACATCATATTGACTGTATTATTTATAACTGATTCAATATTAATGTGGTAGAGTGAggtatatggattttttttacaaactctAGGAAGTAGGTTAACCCTTTTTAGCTCGATCAGTAGAGTGCTGGAGAGTACCCGGATTCAACCCCAGCAGATGCATAATCTCTgttatattaaaagtatttgaccgtaaatgaatttttaatttctcagaaagaatatttttaactgTGCTAACCCACTAGGCttgaaatgaatatattaaatataaaaattaaccGTACTTCATTGTAGTTTCCAAAACGAGaggtaaatgatataaaatgaagaTGTCCAATGGCTTCACGGCTACGTTTCAAGCAGTTATTTGATTTCTGCAGCaattatgttacattaaaagtttaaaatttatcaatttaaacttaactataacagttttatagttaagtttaaattgataaattttaaacttttaatgtaacagttATGATTAACATGAATTTataattcatgatatttttgattttatattttggatTATTTCTGATATTCAAGTAGGATTTTCCTCATGTAtgagtaaattttattttattttagtttaataATATCTACTATTTCGCACAATTtcctttaagtttttttttggaaattctcTTTGTTAGCTAATTCATTCgcacattttttgtaaacttagGATGACATTCCCAGCTGTTAGATACTAAGAAAAACATTCTTATTTCGGTTTCTTTGGAGGTAAATTCCTTTGCGCTTTTGGCTTGACACTTCGAAATTCCACATAGATAAacctatttatttcatttcggCCTCATATAAAAACTTATTTACTTTGTTTCGACTTCGAGTTAATCCTGTCTTTGTTACAGGCCTTCTCCGCGGAAATACGAGTAATTGTTATAACACCTTCTTTGGCTCAGCTAATAGTGTCAAgcatcaaaagaaattttgcCGAAATTGGGCGtaaacctttttaaaacaagttaccTGATTGGTCAAAATTAAAGTCCGTAGATTGACCGCAAAGGTAGGTGACTTTAACAAAGTCACTTTCCATCTTGCGGCAATTCAATAAAGACAGTTTTACTTAAATTTACggatttaattttgattcattCAGGTAAGCTTGAAATTactgttttattctttttattacttaagctgaattttatttaaggtttttattgcttatttttaaattaaggatatttttgaaatagtttttttttaataccttAATCCAATTAATTAGAAAGTTTATAAATTTCTTTCATGACttcaatgttaaattgttattcgCTAAAAATTGCCCGCCTTAATTAAATAACTTTGTAATCTTTTTAATCTACACTTCAAATTATACTTATTGCGTATAATTTctactttaaaatttattccCTTAAGATTTAACTTTTCGGCCATTTAAACTTTACCGCGCCTTGTTAGATAGAACTCTTCTATGCGAGGAGATAAACAAGTTAACGTATACAAAACGAAAATAGAAATTTTATCCGCTAAATtctaaaacatgttaaaatcttagtaattattttattctttcGATAATTCATTTTCGATCCATCATGTTATTACAAAGGAAACATTTTATAGGTAAGCCGTGTGCTTGAtcttgttttgatttctttttatgtctATATATTGTTTATCTGTTTATTGTGTTTCGGAACTTTTGTTATTTCTTTGATTCTATAACATGCTTTTAtaatttgtgtatttcattcattttctttataactCACTTTCCATCTTGCGGCAATTCAATAAAGACagttttacttatatttacggattttattttgattcattcAGGTGCTGTGGAAGCAAGTTTCTTGCAATTAGACACAGGTTGATCCTTGAGCTAATTTCCCCAAACAATTAGTCACGACGGTGAAAACCAGTGTGTGACAATTATACTGTTGAAATTGTATAGTTCAAGAGATGAAACCCAATGTAATTGGTTTTTCTGGAGTGAAACATTCTAATTAAACCAAAGAATATCAATAATTGAAAGATCCAACCAAcgttttttgaaaaacaatgtctTATTAATAGTGTGTCGGTCTTTGGATACGGATCACACCAATTGATTAAGTTAAACTCGTTGTACAGAATAACACGTCGCCACAGACATTATGTCAGTTACATATTATCTTGACTGAAACATAAGACAATTACTCTAACATATGGTTGGCTGAGGAACAGATGCTTGAGTTGTATGCTTACAGAATCCTAGCAACCTTTATGATCATAATCAAAGTTAAGGTACACTGTACACGTTTAAGATTGACCCGTCTCCAATTCAAAAATAGAGGTGACGGACGGCAGCAAGTTATTACTAACATAAAACATTGACGAATGAGAGATAAGGGGTGAAACAAAATGcgaaaaaatgttacattgatattttgaataaacTTTAATAGTGAAGTTTAAATTActgaatttaaactttttatataaCAACTATCGGTAGATTAAAGGATTAGCTTCTTTTATCAGAACAATACTGGGTATTGAATATTTAGTAGTGAAAATTTTTCGATATACGAAGGACAAACACGTGTTATTCTTAGTCAATGTATTCCTCCCTCGTCTTACATGGAAAGATGAGAGGTAGAAATTATGAAAAGCACACCCGTATCTATAGAGCTTTCTCCAACATCTAATCAGCATTAAGAGTTCACAACACAAATCTATTCCACTTCACAAGATTAGTGCTTTGAAAAAGATGTTCCTTTCTTTCATGTAATCATAAACTCAGCGtagaaattatatttataacgAACAGGCGTGTTTTgcaactttttctttcattacgCACTCCGCCATTCCTTTCTACACCCTAGCTAATGATCTTGGCATGGCGGCAGGTCATTGTGTAACAAGGCGATATATGACTGACCGCGCCGCCTGCCGCGCGATCACTTATTCGGACGGTAATAATGTACACCAGGGTCAGGATACCGCGGTATGTTTACAGAATGGTCTTCATTAGCACCATATTGTATCAGTTCCCCAAACCCAAATCTCACAAGATCCAACGAGTGGATCAAAAGTAGATAATACACTAAAAGTAATCACATCTGTCTGTTCTTCAGTATCTAGACTTATCAGTTCGACggatggtttaattttttttaaaatgataattcttttaaagaatATGTCTGGTTTGTCTATGGTTTTCTGTTACTGTAGTAGAAAACCTACTGACAAAGTGGAACGTAACTATTTCCGGACTGAAGGGTTAGTGTTAAGAAGGTTGCAATCAGGCTTTCGCCATTGTGACATTCCCATTGTAATGAAGTAACCGTGAACCCTGAGAACTGAGACCCAGAGCGGTGGTTCTATTGATTACATGGGATTTACTACAGCATAAGTCCTGAACAATCCACACTGGTGTTCTAAAGTTTCAATATAATATGACTAGAAAGACAACAACTGGTGGTTGTAAggttacatttacatttatccGTGATGTAGGTACCTGTATTAATCGTACGTTTGCGCATTGTGTTATATGCGGGTATGATGGTAAGGAGCATTGAAGATAAAATGCATTGAGTTCAAGTAAACAAAACGGAAGCATACTTAACAATGaagtattctacactgtttgtgatgtttgatttcaagGAAAGAAAACAGAAGCATACTTAACAATGAAGTAttacactgtttgtgatgtttgatttcaagtaaaGAGAAAGGAAGCATGCTTAACAATGAAGTATTATACATTGTTTGTGATGTTTAATTTAAAGATTGACATACTGTGTTTGTGAAGTTTAATTCGTATGTACTTCTTTTTTCTCAacagaaatctctctctctctctctctctctctctctctctctctctctcgttaagACTATGgacacaataaacaaatgaacttaattttgctatttattttgaatttgcagagAACTCAAGTTCAGTTGTACGGTACCAGTTTTGATGATATATATTATGGCTATTGTTTGCATCATAAACAAGATTGTTTGTCAATTCTATCTAAATTTTTTTCACGCGCGACACTCTTATCAGCTTGTAAAATACAccgacttcccaaatcacttgcggggaggggggaggggcagCTGTAAAGAGAGATACGTTTCCGCGGGAAATTAATTGATAGTATGCGAACGATATACGACAGAGACAAAGAAGCACaccatgtttattcattgaatctcataatcattcattatttcGTCCACCGCTAGATGGTGCTTAAGGAATCATCATTATTTGACTTCACGGGCAAGACAATCACAATATACGGAGGCTGTTAAACAGCCTCCGTCTAAAAATATATACCGCACGGAAGACAGCGATAGTCAAACTTTGTGTCGGTCATTGGTCCGAGTTCTCTATGCGTCTAGTAGGCTCAAACACTTCGAAACTATTTGACAGATTTCAAATTCAGGGTAATCGGGTGGTCAAAATATGCATGATttgtcctgtcctcaagcacctgtgaaaTTGACAGGACTGAAGTCTAAACGCCTCGTGTATCAACAGCTCAAAATCTTCATCAAGCTAGGAAAAATCACAGACTGTACGAAATGcaggccccccactttttcaaatgatcatgatgatgtcagactcagaAATAGGAAGAAAATGccttttaataaatgtattctcttttaatttaatctttttctaaaaaaaaaataaaaaaaccaaaacgaAATTAAATGGAAAACATGAGTAGTACCTGTCTTTATTGCTTAAATATATGTGAATAAGTAAAACCTTTTTATTATTAGATAAAGTCTACTTTTAGAGACCTCGTTTGAATGCtaattgtgaaaaaataagTTGAACATTCCCTATAGagtgaattaaattttatttttctactcCCGCGTGCGTTCTGTTTTCCAAAAATCGACTCCCCCCTACGTTACCGTTACATCTGAACAGAAAATGTCttgattattcattttttcctAAGATTTGTTAAGATTTGATTATTGCACTTACAAGGTTGATCATTTGTTCGACTGTTTCAACTGTCTGTAACCCAAAGCAAAtcgtatattttacaaatcatgCATATTTTGACCACCCGATTACCGTGAATTTGAAATCTGTCAAATAGTTTCGAAGTGTTTGAGCCTACTAGACGCATAGAGAACTCGGACCAATGACCGACACAAAGTTTGACTATCGCTGTCTTCCGTgcggtatatattttttggaaatacttTTTATAAATACCTACAAATGGCGTGACCTAAATTCCTTCATTCTCCGAAGCGAAGAAAATCGACTCCCCCATGCGTTGGAATCGACTCCCCCCTACTTTTTGTCGACTCCCCCGCGTTAGGGGTTGTTTACGGTGTTGACTGTCAGCGCGTATTGCACCGATAATTTTTCCCTCTGCAATAACCGCTATTTTCATAGGCACATGAACCAGCTTACAGCCTCTCTTTGACTCTTGGTTCGTTTATCCATGTAGAGTATGTAAAAAAACGTGAATAATCTTTATTCTAAGCCAAA containing:
- the LOC105346158 gene encoding cysteinyl leukotriene receptor 1, which translates into the protein MDPNYTEFNFTGTSFPDGGIFQHKLRIYTPAIVYTVILMIFGFFGNSLVWIVYYWRWKNLSTRIFILSLAMFDLINCVITMPTEIVIMVDNSFFQLGFVCKLSRFTTYLCNSSSTLVLIAVAIDRYQRICCPHRPVMTSSTARRCVLWLIVVALTITWPALVVYGKHTVKIRSHGEEFSVPTCQIEDGYVQSIFPLVLYGIHGVGTLITFVSFIVLYSFVAVAVRRQLIFRKKSSSCQMKSEDGSKKTILSTSCVAAVERSVRLTVMLSVVTFSYVMTFLPFVVIAIHRSIHPYFYPTLTDSAKMAYQVFLRSYLLNCCINPIIYSFMNTEFRKRCASLFKQGVCKFISPNYEL